ATGGCAAAAGAAAAGTTTGAGCGCAACAAGCCTCACTTGAATATCGGAACAATCGGGCATATTGACCACGGCAAGACGACACTGACAGCGGCAATCACGAAGTGCCTCGCCACAGAGAACTTCGCGGAGTTCACGGCCTATGACATGATCGACAAAGCCCCCGAAGAGCGCGAGCGCGGAATCACCATCAACATCGCCCACGTCGAGTACCAGACGCAGAAGAGGCACTATGCGCACATCGACTGCCCCGGCCACGCCGACTACATCAAGAACATGATCACCGGAGCTGCCCAGATGGACGGTACGATTCTCGTCGTGTCAGCGGCAGACGGCCCGATGCCCCAGACTCGTGAGCACGTTCTTCTTGCGCGCCAGGTCAACGTTCCCGCAATCGTCGTGTTCATGAACAAGACAGACCAGGTTGACGACCCCGAGCTTCTTGACCTTGTCGAGATGGAAGTCCGCGAGCTTCTCAACAAGTACGACTTCCCCGGCGACGACACCCCGATAATCCGCGGCTCTGCGCTTGAGGTCCTCGAAAAGGGTACGGGCAAGAGGGACGATCCCGTCTGCAAGTGCATCTATGACCTCATGGACGCGTGCGACAGCTTCATTCCTGAGCCTGTCC
This genomic stretch from Synergistaceae bacterium harbors:
- the tuf gene encoding elongation factor Tu, whose product is MAKEKFERNKPHLNIGTIGHIDHGKTTLTAAITKCLATENFAEFTAYDMIDKAPEERERGITINIAHVEYQTQKRHYAHIDCPGHADYIKNMITGAAQMDGTILVVSAADGPMPQTREHVLLARQVNVPAIVVFMNKTDQVDDPELLDLVEMEVRELLNKYDFPGDDTPIIRGSALEVLEKGTGKRDDPVCKCIYDLMDACDSFIPEPVREIDKPFLMPIEDVFTISGRGTVVTGRVERGKINAGEPVEIVGMVRDTQKTVATSLEMFRKILDDAEAGDNVGVLLRGIDKTDVQRGQVLAKPGTVTPHTKFKSEVYVLKKEEGGRHTPFFKGYKPQFYFRTTDVTGEIVLPEGVEMVMPGDNATFEVTLIVPIAMEEGLRFAVREGGHTVGAGVVTQIIE